In Anaerolineae bacterium, a single window of DNA contains:
- the alaS gene encoding alanine--tRNA ligase — protein MQPMTSAEVRQTFLDFFSEMRHKIVASSSLVPANDPTLLFTNAGMVQFKDVFLGLDKRNYDRAATAQKCMRVSGKHNDLENVGPSPRHHTFFEMLGNFSFGAYFKREAIRYAYDLLTRVYGLPPERLAFTVYESDDEAYDIWVKEIGVDPRRVARMGPKTNFWQMAETGPCGPTSEIHWDRCPEKGIDSIIPDLVAEEDRFLELWNLVFMQFNRTQPDPDHTGRYDVPLPKPGVDTGMGLERIVSVLQGAEANYDTDLFLPIIARTQALAGMSDAERDANIVPFRVIADHMRAAAFLIADGVLPGAMGRDYICRMVIRRAARFGARLGFDRPFLADVAEAVIETMGGHYTELVEKREAIRQAITLEEERFRRTLDRGMDELEAALDRLESEGQRVLPGQIAFYLKATLGLPVEVIRDICQERGFQVDDAGFRAEEEKHILASGGGQAMGQIDTAEVYQQVLDRLVADGLLPPSGVAHAPYGPLEVQGKVLALIQNGRQVETAITGERVEVVLPATPFYVESGGQITDTGVISGPDDRWRIEVEEAIRPLGGLIVHRGEVVEGTPHVGDPATARVDGPRRNAIRRAHTATHLLHAALRRRLGLHVQQRGSLVAPDRLRFDFSHPQALTPEDLEVITREVNEAIMANLPVTPVVKPLEIARKEGAMALFGEKYSDDVRTITVGDPKERYSYELCGGTHVSRTSEIGSFLITSEGSAAAGIRRIDAVTGLGAAALMTERLRLLRDAAAVINAPVHELPERIQALQEELHSARREASQLRREMVRYEFSELLARARRIGETTVLAAAIKGATLENLRELADQFRDRNRSGVIALGTIIDGRPQLIVAVTEDLVSRGLHAGNLIKEIAAIVGGSGGGRPTLAQAGGKDAAKLDQALARLSDLVEQALR, from the coding sequence ATGCAGCCCATGACCAGCGCAGAAGTGCGCCAAACATTCCTGGATTTCTTCAGCGAGATGCGGCACAAGATCGTCGCCTCATCGTCGCTGGTCCCCGCTAACGACCCTACCCTGCTCTTCACCAATGCGGGCATGGTGCAGTTCAAGGATGTTTTCCTGGGACTGGACAAACGCAACTACGATCGGGCGGCCACCGCCCAGAAATGCATGCGGGTCAGCGGCAAGCATAACGATCTGGAGAACGTCGGTCCCTCTCCGCGCCACCATACGTTCTTTGAGATGCTTGGCAATTTCAGCTTCGGCGCCTACTTCAAGCGGGAGGCCATCCGTTACGCCTACGATCTCCTGACCAGGGTCTACGGGTTGCCGCCGGAACGCCTGGCCTTCACCGTCTACGAAAGTGACGACGAAGCCTACGACATCTGGGTCAAGGAAATCGGCGTCGATCCGCGCCGCGTGGCCCGGATGGGGCCAAAGACTAACTTCTGGCAAATGGCGGAAACCGGCCCCTGCGGCCCCACCAGCGAGATCCACTGGGATCGCTGCCCGGAAAAAGGAATCGATAGCATCATCCCTGACCTGGTCGCCGAAGAGGATCGCTTCCTGGAGCTGTGGAATCTCGTCTTCATGCAGTTCAACCGCACCCAGCCCGACCCCGATCACACCGGGCGGTATGACGTCCCCTTGCCCAAGCCCGGCGTAGATACCGGTATGGGGCTGGAGCGTATTGTGTCTGTTCTGCAGGGCGCCGAAGCCAACTACGACACCGACCTGTTCCTGCCGATCATCGCCCGGACTCAGGCGCTGGCCGGGATGAGCGATGCCGAGCGTGATGCCAACATCGTTCCTTTCCGGGTGATCGCCGACCACATGCGCGCTGCTGCCTTCCTGATCGCGGATGGCGTGCTGCCGGGTGCGATGGGGCGCGACTACATCTGCCGTATGGTCATCCGGCGCGCTGCTCGCTTCGGCGCACGGCTGGGCTTTGACCGGCCTTTCCTGGCTGATGTCGCCGAGGCCGTGATCGAGACAATGGGCGGGCACTATACCGAACTGGTCGAGAAACGCGAAGCTATCCGCCAGGCTATCACCCTGGAGGAGGAACGCTTCCGTCGTACCCTCGACCGTGGTATGGACGAACTTGAGGCGGCGCTTGACCGGCTGGAAAGCGAAGGACAGCGTGTCCTGCCCGGCCAGATCGCCTTCTACCTCAAGGCCACCCTGGGACTGCCCGTTGAAGTCATCCGCGATATCTGCCAGGAGCGCGGCTTCCAGGTCGATGATGCAGGCTTCCGCGCAGAAGAGGAAAAACATATCCTGGCCAGCGGCGGCGGGCAGGCGATGGGCCAGATCGACACTGCTGAAGTGTACCAGCAGGTTCTCGATCGGCTGGTTGCGGACGGGTTGCTGCCACCATCCGGCGTGGCCCATGCCCCATATGGCCCGCTGGAGGTTCAGGGCAAGGTGCTCGCGCTGATCCAGAACGGGCGTCAGGTTGAGACGGCCATCACTGGAGAGCGGGTTGAGGTTGTCCTCCCCGCCACACCTTTCTACGTAGAGTCCGGCGGCCAGATCACTGATACCGGCGTGATCAGCGGCCCGGATGACCGGTGGCGCATCGAGGTTGAGGAGGCGATTCGCCCCCTCGGTGGCCTGATTGTGCACCGGGGTGAAGTAGTCGAAGGCACGCCGCATGTTGGCGACCCTGCCACCGCCCGTGTTGACGGCCCCCGCCGGAACGCCATCCGTCGGGCACATACCGCCACCCACCTGCTCCATGCAGCCCTGCGCCGTCGCCTTGGCCTGCACGTCCAGCAGCGCGGATCGCTCGTTGCCCCGGATCGCCTGCGCTTCGACTTCAGCCACCCCCAGGCCCTGACACCTGAAGACCTGGAGGTTATCACCAGAGAGGTGAATGAGGCGATCATGGCTAACCTGCCGGTCACGCCGGTGGTCAAACCGCTGGAGATTGCCCGCAAAGAGGGTGCCATGGCGCTCTTTGGCGAGAAATACAGCGACGATGTGCGGACCATCACCGTCGGCGATCCCAAGGAGCGGTACAGCTATGAGCTGTGCGGCGGTACTCATGTCAGCCGGACATCCGAGATCGGCTCATTCCTGATCACCAGCGAGGGAAGCGCCGCTGCTGGCATCCGCCGCATCGATGCAGTCACCGGGCTGGGTGCAGCGGCGTTGATGACCGAGCGCCTGCGCCTGTTGCGTGATGCGGCCGCCGTCATCAATGCGCCGGTGCACGAGCTTCCGGAGCGCATCCAGGCTCTGCAGGAGGAACTGCACAGTGCCCGCCGGGAAGCCAGCCAGCTTCGCCGGGAAATGGTACGCTACGAATTCTCCGAATTGCTGGCCAGGGCCCGCCGAATCGGCGAAACAACGGTGCTGGCTGCGGCGATCAAGGGCGCTACGCTGGAGAACCTGCGCGAGTTGGCTGACCAGTTCCGGGATCGCAACCGATCAGGCGTCATAGCCCTGGGTACTATCATTGACGGTCGTCCACAGTTGATCGTTGCCGTGACCGAAGACCTGGTATCCCGCGGTCTTCACGCCGGAAACCTGATCAAGGAGATCGCCGCCATCGTTGGCGGCAGTGGCGGCGGACGCCCGACCCTGGCTCAGGCCGGCGGTAAGGACGCCGCCAAGCTGGATCAGGCGCTCGCCCGCCTGTCCGACCTGGTCGAACAGGCGTTACGGTAA
- the ruvX gene encoding Holliday junction resolvase RuvX has protein sequence MTVPPGRLLAVDYGRKFIGLATSDALGLIATPLKVIRRRSRQEDFARIAAAVHETGAVEIICGVPLPPPGYTGPSQADTVRRWAGRLAAAVPVPVRLWDETLSSEEAADLLAEGVHRRRTRIDDAAAAVMLQSYLDALREGFAVPPAIPPAAE, from the coding sequence ATGACTGTGCCGCCGGGCCGGTTGCTGGCCGTTGACTACGGGCGCAAGTTCATTGGGCTGGCGACCAGCGACGCGCTGGGGCTGATCGCCACGCCGCTAAAGGTGATCAGACGGCGCTCGCGTCAGGAAGACTTCGCCCGGATTGCCGCAGCAGTACACGAAACCGGCGCTGTGGAGATCATCTGCGGCGTTCCGCTGCCGCCACCAGGCTACACAGGTCCTTCCCAGGCTGATACGGTGCGGCGCTGGGCCGGACGGCTGGCGGCTGCCGTGCCCGTGCCGGTGCGCCTGTGGGATGAAACCCTGAGTTCGGAAGAAGCTGCCGACCTGCTTGCTGAGGGCGTCCATCGCCGCCGGACGCGAATCGATGACGCCGCCGCCGCGGTCATGCTCCAGAGTTACCTCGACGCTCTGCGAGAAGGCTTTGCCGTCCCGCCAGCCATCCCGCCTGCTGCTGAGTAA
- the mltG gene encoding endolytic transglycosylase MltG, whose translation MAKKRTRLILIGLLGIAVATIASAGLLALIPARQGLSLLESLYLRLWLSNRESTLSAPAGTDNTPRLFVIEPGDTAALIGHKLAEARLITDPEAFRNYARYHGLDARLEAGTYFLRQTDTIPAIALTLTDSSKASVTVRILEGWRREEIANVIDANPYLRFSGADFLNLTGPGAEVPAEFVALVGLPAGASLEGFLYPETYFVPPEATAEDFRATLLETFVTRAGTDLSAAAAASGLSLYQAVTLASIIQREAIHADEQPLIASVYRNRLAAGMTLDADPTVQYAIGYRDGAWWSPITQEDYRTASSPYNTYLNAGLPPGPIANPPRSAIEAAIFPARSDYYYFRADCAGSGYHVFARTYEEHLANGRCGG comes from the coding sequence ATGGCCAAAAAGCGCACCCGCCTGATCCTGATTGGCCTGCTGGGGATTGCGGTAGCCACAATCGCCTCCGCTGGCCTGCTGGCCCTGATCCCGGCCCGTCAGGGGCTGTCGCTGCTGGAGTCGCTGTACCTGCGCCTGTGGCTGAGCAACCGTGAGTCAACGCTCTCCGCGCCGGCGGGAACTGATAATACCCCCCGGCTGTTTGTCATCGAGCCGGGCGATACTGCCGCGCTTATTGGCCACAAGCTGGCAGAAGCCCGGCTGATCACCGATCCGGAGGCATTCCGCAACTACGCCCGCTACCACGGCCTGGACGCCCGCCTGGAAGCCGGGACATACTTCCTGCGGCAGACGGATACCATCCCGGCCATTGCCCTGACCTTGACAGACTCCAGCAAGGCTTCGGTGACAGTTCGCATCTTAGAAGGCTGGCGACGCGAGGAGATCGCCAACGTCATCGATGCCAATCCATACCTGCGCTTCAGCGGTGCAGATTTTCTCAACCTCACTGGCCCCGGTGCGGAGGTGCCGGCGGAGTTTGTCGCTCTGGTTGGTCTGCCTGCAGGGGCGTCACTGGAAGGCTTCCTCTACCCGGAAACCTATTTCGTGCCACCGGAGGCTACTGCCGAGGACTTTCGCGCTACGTTGCTGGAGACATTTGTGACCCGTGCAGGGACCGACCTGAGCGCCGCCGCGGCAGCTTCCGGTCTCAGCCTGTACCAGGCCGTCACCCTGGCCTCCATCATCCAGCGTGAGGCCATCCATGCGGACGAGCAGCCGCTGATCGCCAGTGTCTACCGCAACCGTCTGGCTGCTGGCATGACTCTGGACGCCGATCCCACTGTGCAGTATGCCATTGGCTACCGGGACGGCGCCTGGTGGTCACCTATCACCCAGGAAGATTACCGGACAGCGTCATCCCCCTACAACACCTATCTGAACGCTGGTCTGCCGCCCGGTCCGATCGCCAACCCGCCCCGATCCGCCATCGAAGCAGCGATCTTCCCTGCCCGGTCGGACTACTACTATTTCCGCGCTGACTGCGCCGGGAGCGGCTACCATGTCTTCGCCCGAACTTATGAGGAGCATCTCGCCAACGGCCGCTGTGGTGGTTAG
- a CDS encoding thymidine phosphorylase: protein MRAVDVIASKRDGHELTPEEIRWFVQSYTSGELPDYQAAAWLMAVYLKGMTRRETVDLTLAMAYSGDVLDLSQVVDYAVDKHSSGGVGDKTTLIVLPLVAAAGVTVAKMSGRGLGFSGGTLDKLESIAGYNVNLTTAQFYEQARRYGIVLCGQSANLAPADGKIYALRDVTATVSSLPLIASSIMSKKIAAGANGIVLDVKTGAGAFMPTVEEARALARLMVDIGRDARRDMVALISDMNQPLGCAVGNALEVREAIETLRGGGPHDLREHCLTVAAHMVRLARRIEGEDALPALKAELAGRLADGAALQKFRTLVMAQGGDVRMVDDPEQLPKARLIKTVPVAAEGYVAQVNALDVAYAALELGAGREKKGDPVDHAVGVIVHLKVGEHVKRGQAAFTIHANDETQLAAAQRRLERAITLSSDPQMPLPLFYDTLYG from the coding sequence ATGCGCGCTGTGGATGTGATAGCCAGCAAACGCGATGGCCACGAACTGACGCCGGAGGAGATCCGCTGGTTTGTGCAGTCCTACACCAGCGGTGAACTGCCGGATTATCAGGCAGCTGCCTGGTTGATGGCGGTCTACCTCAAGGGCATGACCCGCCGGGAGACCGTTGACCTCACGCTGGCCATGGCCTATTCCGGCGACGTGCTGGATCTATCGCAGGTGGTTGACTACGCTGTTGACAAGCATTCCTCCGGTGGCGTGGGGGACAAAACCACGCTGATCGTCCTCCCGCTGGTGGCGGCGGCTGGTGTGACGGTCGCCAAGATGAGCGGGCGCGGGCTGGGCTTTAGCGGTGGTACGCTTGACAAGCTGGAATCGATCGCCGGGTATAACGTCAACCTGACCACAGCGCAGTTCTATGAACAGGCGCGCCGCTACGGGATCGTGCTGTGCGGGCAATCAGCTAACCTGGCTCCGGCGGATGGCAAGATTTATGCGTTGCGCGATGTGACGGCTACCGTTTCCAGCCTGCCGCTGATCGCCAGCAGCATCATGAGCAAGAAGATCGCCGCCGGAGCCAATGGAATCGTACTTGACGTCAAGACTGGCGCCGGCGCGTTTATGCCGACAGTGGAGGAAGCGCGGGCGTTGGCCCGGCTGATGGTGGACATTGGCCGCGACGCTCGACGTGACATGGTGGCCCTGATCTCCGACATGAACCAGCCGCTGGGTTGCGCGGTGGGTAATGCGCTGGAAGTGCGAGAAGCGATCGAGACGTTGCGTGGCGGCGGCCCGCACGACCTGCGCGAGCACTGCCTGACAGTGGCGGCACACATGGTGCGGCTGGCGCGACGGATCGAAGGCGAGGACGCCTTGCCCGCGCTCAAAGCGGAGCTGGCCGGGCGGTTGGCCGACGGCGCGGCGCTGCAGAAATTCCGCACGTTGGTGATGGCGCAGGGCGGCGATGTGCGCATGGTGGATGATCCGGAGCAACTACCCAAAGCGCGACTGATCAAGACGGTGCCTGTGGCTGCTGAGGGATATGTGGCGCAGGTTAATGCGCTGGACGTAGCCTATGCGGCGCTGGAACTTGGTGCAGGGCGGGAGAAGAAGGGCGATCCGGTTGACCACGCTGTGGGCGTAATCGTCCATCTCAAGGTCGGCGAGCACGTCAAACGCGGACAGGCGGCATTCACAATCCACGCCAACGACGAAACGCAACTGGCGGCTGCACAGCGACGCCTAGAGCGCGCCATCACGCTCAGTTCCGATCCACAGATGCCCCTGCCGCTCTTCTACGACACCCTGTACGGGTAG